The stretch of DNA ATTACCCGAAGCTGAATCTACAAAAGAAATTCAGGAGGTGTTTTTTAGCTACGCTACAGCAGATAAGGTCCTAGCTGGTAAGATAGCGGAAGAGTTAAGACAGAAAATCAATGTTTTTCTAGCTCATGATGATTTGGACATTTCTGATGAATGGAGAAAAGAAATTTTAGAGCACCTAACTAAGGACCATGTATTAATTTCCTTGCTAACCCCCAATTATGAAAAATCTGTTTGGTGCAATCAAGAGGCAGGCTTTATAATAGGTAAGAAAGGAAGGATTATACCGATAATTGTAGAAGGGGTAGACATTACGAAATTCGCGTTCATAGAGAGTTATCAAGGAGTTCATCTATGCGATGGTAATGTCAAAAAATGTGTTGATAAAGTTCTTGAATCCCTCCCATGAGCATACTTATAACATAGTTCTTCCCTTCGCCTGCCCTCGGGTGCGAATGCAAATGCCAACCAAGGGTAATGTTGTGTTATATCTCGACAAAGAACTAGTCGAAAAGTCGAAAGAACTAGGCTTCAATCTAAGTAAAACGTTTGAAAACCACTTAAAACAACTAACCACAGGGAAATCACCTTTATTACTGCAAAATAATGGAAATTTAAGCAATTTTAAGAATGAAGTGGTGGGGCCTCCCGGATTTGAACCGGAGTCTATAGAGCCCAAGTCTACAAGCCTGGACCAAGCTAGCCGAAGGCCCCACACTGTTGGTGCAACAAGTATTTCCGCTGCATCCATAAAAACCTTGTCAAGCCCAGAGCCCAAACCACGCGACCCCAAACCGCAGGCGCATGGAACCCGCGTTTCCTCCCGTAATTATGTGCTTTTAGAGGCGCTAGTTTGATTAATGATGCAGGCTGCATCTGGGGATGGGAGAGGGGCATCTTGAAGAACAAAGGAGTCATGGTTTTGGCGGGATTACTTATCAGCCTATTCGCGGCCACCATAGCAATCGACTATGACAACACGCCCCTCGCAGGGTTTTTTGCGCCGCCCATCCCCAAGCAAACCTACCAGCCCACCATCCCCTCAGCTGACGAGAAGGTGGTTTGTGTGGTGTTTGATGACGGCTGGAAAAGCCAGCTGGATGCGGTGCCGATTCTCCAAAATTATGGTTTCACTGCCACGTTTGCCATCGTGACCTCCTACACCAGCTACCCCGACTACATGAGCTGGAGCGACATCGCAAACATAGCACGCGGCGGCATGGACATCGCCAGCCACAGCGTCACCCACTGCGACCTCTCCAAAGTCAGCGCCGAGCAGCTTACAAGGGAACTTGCCGGCAGCCAGCAGACGCTGCGTTCCCGCGGCTACGCCGCCGACATCTTGGTGTATCCCTATGGCGGCGCTTCCGAGAACCAAACCGTCCGCGACGAGGTGACAAAATATTATTTGGCTGCGCGTGGCACCGTGGAGGGCAAATTCAACCTCGCAAGCCCCGACCGCTATAGCATAGCAAGCTACGATGTGTACCATGACGTGGATATGGAGGATTTC from Candidatus Bathyarchaeota archaeon encodes:
- a CDS encoding polysaccharide deacetylase family protein, which encodes MINDAGCIWGWERGILKNKGVMVLAGLLISLFAATIAIDYDNTPLAGFFAPPIPKQTYQPTIPSADEKVVCVVFDDGWKSQLDAVPILQNYGFTATFAIVTSYTSYPDYMSWSDIANIARGGMDIASHSVTHCDLSKVSAEQLTRELAGSQQTLRSRGYAADILVYPYGGASENQTVRDEVTKYYLAARGTVEGKFNLASPDRYSIASYDVYHDVDMEDFQRYLEGTGGASVTVLYYHQISDGTQDTAVSLATFKTQMQYLHDNGYRAESLSALLLKTEPPTA